A single Sulfurimonas aquatica DNA region contains:
- a CDS encoding sensor domain-containing diguanylate cyclase gives MSTKYRIVSSIIFLLLLLSIGLSVLNYYIILQSTKKQLEYSDIPLSTTNIYNEIQKNLIEPNLVSSVMAQDTFLKEWLIHEEHDVESITEYLKSIRKKYGLLTVFLASDKTNKYYTSKGLVEEMSRKRERNLWYYKFKDNNLENEINIDYNKYADNNLIMFINHKIFNANQKMIGAVGVGIKVFYINEMLKQARKTYKLNVYFINEKGRVVLKEEAFNSFHSTRHNSELNDALINPTGGTLKHKYNSQEYITHSKYIPELDLYLIVEAKVSDFTSDVISTFYINLIISLLITTLILLVVLRMVSRNNEKLEHLAQHDTLTSLMNRRSFNDALEQLILRNQRKEQKNSIIFLDIDDFKRVNDTKGHQIGDKVLVRVSKILKETLRQTDLVARWGGEEFIVLCIDSEISDAELIAENIRVKIQNDKELQELLTHELTASFGVTKIAKGESSLELIKRVDKALYKAKEEGKNRIVLSV, from the coding sequence ATGAGTACAAAGTATCGTATCGTATCAAGCATCATTTTTTTACTCCTACTACTTAGTATTGGTTTATCGGTTTTAAATTACTATATCATACTTCAGAGTACAAAAAAGCAGTTAGAATATTCAGATATTCCACTAAGCACAACAAACATATACAATGAAATCCAAAAAAACTTGATAGAACCAAATCTAGTCTCTTCGGTAATGGCACAAGATACATTTTTAAAAGAGTGGCTGATACATGAAGAGCATGATGTAGAGAGTATAACTGAGTATCTCAAATCAATCAGAAAAAAGTATGGACTACTCACTGTTTTTTTAGCATCAGATAAGACAAATAAGTACTACACCTCCAAGGGCCTTGTTGAAGAGATGAGTAGAAAGAGGGAGCGAAATCTCTGGTATTATAAATTTAAAGATAATAATCTAGAGAATGAAATAAATATCGATTATAATAAATATGCTGACAATAATCTAATAATGTTTATAAACCACAAAATTTTTAATGCTAATCAGAAGATGATAGGGGCAGTCGGTGTAGGTATAAAAGTGTTTTATATAAACGAGATGCTAAAGCAAGCACGTAAAACATACAAGCTAAATGTCTACTTTATTAATGAAAAAGGCAGAGTAGTCCTTAAAGAAGAGGCATTTAATAGCTTTCATAGTACTAGGCACAATAGTGAACTAAATGATGCTTTGATAAATCCTACTGGTGGAACTCTAAAGCATAAATATAATTCACAAGAGTATATAACACACTCGAAGTATATTCCAGAGTTAGATCTTTATCTCATAGTAGAGGCAAAGGTATCTGATTTTACATCTGATGTGATATCAACCTTTTATATAAACTTAATTATCTCATTGCTTATTACGACCTTAATTCTTCTTGTTGTTCTTAGAATGGTTAGTCGCAATAATGAAAAACTAGAACACCTTGCTCAACATGACACTTTGACATCACTCATGAATAGAAGATCCTTTAACGATGCTCTGGAGCAGTTGATTTTAAGAAATCAAAGAAAAGAGCAAAAGAACTCCATCATCTTCTTAGATATTGATGATTTTAAAAGGGTCAATGATACCAAAGGGCATCAGATTGGCGACAAGGTATTGGTCCGTGTCTCAAAAATACTCAAAGAGACACTAAGACAGACTGATTTAGTGGCTAGATGGGGAGGAGAGGAGTTTATAGTACTCTGTATAGATTCAGAAATCAGTGATGCAGAGTTAATAGCAGAGAACATAAGAGTCAAAATACAAAACGACAAGGAACTCCAAGAGCTTCTTACACATGAACTCACTGCTAGCTTTGGTGTTACAAAGATAGCTAAAGGTGAGAGCTCTTTAGAGCTTATTAAAAGAGTTGATAAGGCTCTTTATAAAGCAAAAGAAGAGGGAAAAAATAGAATAGTTTTATCGGTGTAG
- the gltX gene encoding glutamate--tRNA ligase: MVVTRFAPSPTGYLHIGGLRTALFSYLWAKKNGGKFVLRIEDTDKARNSEEATQAILKAFDWLGLEHDGEITYQSQRDEIYAKYIKQLLDEGKAYKCYMSKEELTELRETQMANKERTMYDGRYRDFHGTPPEGVEPVIRIKAPKTGEIIVKDGVKGDVSFQAEDILDDFVIARADGAPTYNFVVAIDDHLMGINEVIRGDDHLSNTPKQIVVYEALGFDIPAFYHVPMIHNSAGKKLSKRDGATDVMAYKEMGYTPAALLNFLVRLGWSHGDQEIFSMDEMIHLFNPEDINKSASIYNTEKLDWLNAHYIKNTSNDTLAQLLTEYGLVLTSHDKREILLDTLKERAKTLQELVLLVNEVLTTPHTYDEKAVKKAFKGNAIEVLNKFGAKLSSADELHLPVDYHKVMESVVEEMEIGFGKIGQPLRVALLGKLSGPGLDEVMSVIGKEETMLRIANAMTALS; this comes from the coding sequence ATGGTTGTAACTCGTTTTGCTCCAAGTCCTACTGGATATCTTCACATTGGCGGTCTTCGTACTGCACTTTTCTCTTATCTGTGGGCGAAAAAGAACGGTGGTAAGTTTGTACTTCGCATAGAAGATACAGATAAGGCTAGAAACTCTGAGGAAGCTACTCAGGCTATTCTTAAAGCCTTTGATTGGTTAGGTCTTGAGCATGATGGTGAGATAACGTACCAGAGCCAACGCGATGAGATATATGCAAAATACATCAAGCAACTTTTAGATGAGGGCAAGGCTTATAAATGTTACATGAGTAAAGAGGAGCTTACAGAGCTTCGCGAAACTCAGATGGCAAATAAAGAACGTACTATGTATGATGGAAGATACCGTGACTTTCATGGTACTCCACCAGAGGGCGTTGAGCCTGTTATCCGTATAAAAGCACCTAAAACGGGAGAGATTATTGTAAAAGATGGCGTTAAAGGAGATGTAAGTTTTCAAGCCGAAGATATCTTAGATGATTTTGTAATCGCCCGCGCAGATGGCGCACCAACATATAACTTTGTCGTGGCTATAGATGACCACCTCATGGGAATAAACGAAGTTATCCGTGGAGACGACCACCTCTCAAACACTCCAAAACAGATAGTTGTATATGAGGCTTTAGGTTTTGATATACCTGCGTTTTATCATGTTCCAATGATACATAACTCTGCAGGGAAAAAACTCTCTAAACGCGACGGTGCAACAGACGTGATGGCTTATAAAGAGATGGGTTATACACCAGCCGCTCTTTTAAACTTTCTTGTGCGTTTAGGATGGAGTCATGGGGATCAAGAGATTTTCTCTATGGATGAGATGATTCACCTTTTTAACCCTGAAGATATAAACAAATCAGCTTCTATCTACAACACTGAAAAACTCGACTGGCTTAATGCTCACTACATTAAAAACACTTCAAATGATACACTAGCACAACTACTTACTGAGTATGGACTGGTTCTTACTTCACATGATAAACGCGAAATATTACTCGACACTCTTAAAGAGAGAGCTAAAACCCTACAAGAGCTAGTACTTCTTGTAAATGAGGTACTTACAACGCCACACACTTATGATGAAAAAGCAGTAAAAAAAGCTTTTAAAGGCAATGCTATCGAGGTCTTAAATAAGTTTGGAGCTAAACTATCTAGTGCTGACGAACTTCATTTGCCAGTAGACTATCATAAAGTTATGGAGAGTGTTGTAGAGGAGATGGAGATAGGATTTGGTAAGATTGGCCAGCCTCTTCGCGTTGCGCTGCTTGGAAAACTAAGCGGTCCAGGACTTGATGAAGTAATGTCTGTCATAGGTAAAGAGGAGACGATGCTACGCATTGCAAACGCGATGACTGCACTCTCTTAG